Proteins encoded together in one Pelagicoccus albus window:
- the ribH gene encoding 6,7-dimethyl-8-ribityllumazine synthase, giving the protein MSQLSPNALNVDGSSFRIGIVAARFNEEYVAGLLDGALKTLGEAGVPQESIVIERVPGSNELPIAAKFLIDSKKFDVVIALGVVIAGGTRHYEMVSDSANYGLQEVAITSGTPVVAGLIVGDNEEQVRERCIGSIPKGSEFGQCALEMAQLRRNYS; this is encoded by the coding sequence ATGAGCCAACTATCGCCAAACGCGTTAAACGTCGATGGATCCAGCTTCCGGATCGGCATCGTCGCAGCCCGATTCAACGAAGAATACGTCGCCGGATTGCTCGACGGAGCTCTCAAGACGCTTGGCGAAGCGGGCGTCCCACAGGAATCGATCGTCATCGAACGCGTTCCCGGATCCAACGAACTGCCAATCGCGGCCAAATTCCTGATCGATTCCAAGAAATTCGACGTAGTCATCGCTCTTGGCGTGGTGATCGCCGGGGGTACACGGCATTACGAGATGGTATCGGATTCAGCGAACTACGGTTTGCAGGAGGTGGCGATTACTTCCGGCACTCCGGTAGTAGCGGGCTTAATCGTGGGAGACAACGAAGAGCAAGTTCGCGAACGATGCATTGGCTCGATCCCTAAGGGGTCGGAGTTCGGCCAATGCGCACTCGAAATGGCGCAACTGCGCCGCAACTATTCATAG
- the nusB gene encoding transcription antitermination factor NusB: protein MSEGKKSQRRLCRVAAMQYVYAWSINRPNDLVDDLTVFFDGLEEERDYYSFAEELVHGIIEYSDEIDDKIMALAKNWDFERIAKIDLAILRLATYELLYRKDIPPVVTINEAIDLSKEFSTAESRRFVNGILDRLKASLDRPSRTASWE, encoded by the coding sequence ATGTCCGAGGGTAAAAAATCACAACGCCGTCTTTGTCGCGTGGCTGCCATGCAGTACGTTTACGCTTGGTCCATCAATCGTCCTAACGATTTGGTCGACGATCTAACCGTTTTCTTCGACGGACTCGAAGAAGAGCGCGACTATTACAGTTTCGCTGAAGAATTGGTGCACGGCATTATCGAGTATTCAGACGAGATCGACGACAAGATCATGGCTTTGGCCAAGAACTGGGATTTCGAGCGTATCGCCAAGATCGACCTAGCCATCCTGCGCTTAGCTACCTACGAGCTTCTTTACCGAAAGGACATTCCGCCCGTCGTTACCATTAACGAGGCGATTGATTTGAGTAAGGAATTCTCAACGGCGGAATCCCGCCGCTTCGTCAATGGCATCCTAGATCGCCTCAAAGCGAGCCTTGATCGACCATCCCGCACTGCAAGCTGGGAGTAG
- the ftsY gene encoding signal recognition particle-docking protein FtsY: MLSIFKKFKDGLSKSAKSIAEKTGGVFGRKKLDASSIEELEEALFASDFGYETTEEIIEETQKAYKKDKDLRGREVAAIGSSILKRVLSGSEGRIQFVEGSPTVICLIGVNGSGKTTTTAKLGHQYKLDGRNPIVAACDTFRAAAIEQLKEWSSRLGLDIISGQHGADSAAVAFDAYQAAKARGHDTLIIDTAGRLHTKSNLMDELAKIRRVLQKHDEAAPHYSLLVVDGSLGSNSIEQARVFNEKFGLDGLVVTKLDGTSRGGALVGIYRELKLPIFFLGFGEKPEDLQEYRIDNYVDAIFGSEQDQEA, from the coding sequence ATGCTCTCTATCTTCAAGAAGTTTAAGGATGGTCTTTCCAAGTCCGCTAAGAGCATAGCGGAGAAGACTGGAGGCGTTTTTGGCCGCAAGAAGCTCGACGCCTCTTCGATTGAGGAATTGGAGGAAGCTCTCTTTGCCTCCGACTTCGGTTATGAAACAACGGAAGAAATAATCGAAGAAACGCAGAAGGCCTACAAGAAGGATAAGGACCTGCGTGGCCGCGAAGTCGCTGCCATAGGGTCTTCGATCTTGAAGCGAGTATTGTCTGGATCGGAAGGTCGTATCCAGTTTGTGGAGGGATCTCCCACCGTGATTTGTCTGATCGGTGTCAATGGATCCGGCAAGACGACTACGACCGCGAAGTTGGGGCACCAATACAAATTAGATGGCCGCAATCCGATCGTTGCCGCTTGCGATACCTTTCGAGCTGCGGCGATCGAACAGCTAAAGGAATGGTCCTCTCGCTTGGGGCTGGATATCATATCGGGGCAGCATGGAGCGGATTCTGCAGCTGTAGCCTTCGACGCTTACCAAGCCGCTAAGGCTCGCGGTCATGATACGCTGATTATCGATACGGCGGGCCGGTTGCATACCAAGAGCAATCTGATGGATGAGCTGGCGAAGATTCGACGTGTTTTGCAAAAGCACGACGAGGCGGCTCCGCACTATAGTCTTCTGGTTGTGGATGGCAGCTTGGGATCCAATTCGATCGAGCAGGCTCGCGTATTTAACGAGAAGTTTGGCTTGGACGGGCTCGTCGTTACGAAGCTGGATGGCACTAGCCGTGGTGGGGCACTGGTTGGAATCTACCGGGAGCTCAAGTTGCCCATCTTCTTTCTTGGATTTGGCGAGAAGCCGGAAGACCTGCAAGAGTATCGTATCGACAACTACGTGGATGCGATTTTTGGATCCGAGCAGGATCAGGAAGCGTAG
- a CDS encoding GDSL-type esterase/lipase family protein — translation MIFSSIVHPVSRRIGIFCSAALVACTASITTADEGPLPVSLDPQPRLLTHDWMSLAEWYRMHADDVELAEEGASKLLFVGDSITQGWGGPGLEVWETHFEPRGAVNFGIGGDMTQNVLWRLDHGAQGTLDPAAIVLLIGVNNVGNIEDVAPSEVAAGVLATIDSLLTRFPNADLMWMEIFPMGEFPDNPNRGKILAINQLVRLQIEGMERVSSVDLTEDFLNDDGTLPADLTPDFLHPQKPGYEIWADAILPWVDERVPLQK, via the coding sequence ATGATCTTCTCTTCGATCGTTCATCCCGTATCCCGTAGAATTGGCATCTTTTGCTCCGCTGCTCTTGTCGCTTGTACAGCATCGATTACCACTGCGGATGAGGGGCCTTTACCTGTCTCGCTTGATCCGCAGCCCCGCTTGCTGACTCATGACTGGATGTCTCTCGCTGAGTGGTATCGCATGCATGCCGATGATGTGGAGCTCGCTGAAGAAGGTGCTTCTAAGCTTTTGTTTGTGGGCGACTCCATCACTCAAGGTTGGGGAGGCCCGGGGCTTGAGGTTTGGGAAACGCACTTCGAGCCACGAGGCGCGGTAAATTTCGGGATCGGCGGGGATATGACGCAAAACGTACTCTGGCGACTGGATCACGGTGCCCAGGGAACTTTGGATCCGGCTGCGATCGTGCTGTTGATTGGGGTCAACAACGTGGGAAACATCGAAGACGTGGCTCCGAGCGAGGTCGCAGCAGGCGTCTTGGCCACGATTGATTCCTTGCTGACCCGTTTCCCCAATGCCGACTTGATGTGGATGGAAATCTTTCCAATGGGTGAGTTTCCCGATAACCCGAATCGCGGAAAGATCCTGGCTATCAACCAGCTCGTCCGTTTGCAGATCGAAGGAATGGAACGGGTTTCGTCGGTCGACCTGACGGAGGACTTTTTGAATGATGATGGTACTTTGCCAGCGGATCTGACGCCTGACTTTTTGCACCCGCAAAAGCCGGGTTATGAGATTTGGGCAGATGCTATCTTACCGTGGGTGGACGAACGCGTCCCACTCCAAAAGTAG
- a CDS encoding SulP family inorganic anion transporter produces the protein MPSQSGSTPSSKSTIGIDLFPIRKTTAGYNRKKLTGDMRAAFNVALLAFPQGMAYAAIAGLPLRYGIFGSVVATIIGSFFAGSKYITLGPTNATSVMVVSSFTAMGYVTELEAVSNISLLLFLVGLVLLIGAVVRVATLIQYVSRTVITGYITAAASLIIANQLRKTLGFEFTMEEKAEASTFFEVVSLTLRHLSETHWPTLSLSLVTALSFVVLAKYFKSLPNVAVTLVLSSLLAYLGSRYIDGFSVSLLPGLNTAEWGLTLPYFDQNTINKLLSPAIAIALLCTLEGNSIGKSLAARDGARLNSSQEMFAVGMANIGCSLFSGMAASGSLTRSQLNVDSGASTPVSGFLSGLLMLAGAFLLADLIQFVPTAALAVVVISIGLSLVNKHHLKLVTQSTKSDSITFYVTFMAGLLIALDFAIYIGTCVSIALFLKKVASPEIVEVDVDEKGQIGQLADTQQRSNPEVSIVHVEGELFFGAAELFRDQMRRVADDENLKVVVMKLRNAHNLDATSCMALEELIRYMNERDRILLVSEVRPDTMRIFKNSGLTKVINEINLFADDESNPTLSTAKALKRARQILGGLTPKVSIYAKEKAKA, from the coding sequence ATGCCCTCTCAGTCCGGCTCAACTCCTTCCAGCAAATCCACGATCGGGATCGATCTATTTCCCATCCGGAAGACCACTGCCGGCTACAATAGAAAAAAACTTACCGGAGACATGCGAGCGGCTTTCAATGTAGCCTTGCTAGCGTTTCCCCAAGGCATGGCCTACGCCGCCATCGCGGGACTCCCCCTACGCTACGGGATATTTGGTTCTGTGGTGGCAACAATCATAGGCTCCTTTTTCGCTGGCTCGAAATACATCACCCTAGGTCCCACAAACGCGACCTCTGTCATGGTGGTAAGCTCCTTCACCGCTATGGGTTACGTCACAGAACTGGAGGCAGTATCGAACATTTCGCTACTGCTGTTTCTGGTCGGCTTGGTTCTGCTCATTGGAGCCGTGGTACGGGTAGCGACGTTGATCCAGTATGTGTCTCGAACAGTGATAACCGGATACATCACTGCGGCGGCCTCTCTCATCATAGCGAATCAGCTTAGAAAAACGCTTGGTTTCGAATTCACCATGGAGGAAAAGGCGGAAGCCTCGACCTTCTTCGAGGTAGTGAGCCTTACCCTGCGACACCTGTCGGAAACGCACTGGCCAACCCTAAGCCTCAGCCTTGTGACAGCGCTGAGTTTCGTCGTCCTAGCCAAGTACTTTAAGAGTCTGCCAAACGTGGCCGTCACCTTGGTCCTGTCTTCCTTGCTCGCGTACTTGGGAAGCCGATACATCGACGGTTTCTCAGTCTCTTTGCTTCCGGGCCTCAATACTGCCGAATGGGGACTCACCCTTCCCTATTTCGATCAGAACACCATCAACAAGCTTCTTTCCCCTGCCATCGCCATCGCCTTGCTGTGTACCTTGGAGGGCAACTCGATCGGCAAGTCACTCGCAGCGCGAGATGGAGCCCGCCTAAACAGTAGCCAAGAAATGTTCGCGGTCGGGATGGCAAATATAGGGTGCTCGCTTTTTTCCGGCATGGCCGCTTCTGGTTCGCTAACCCGCTCACAACTTAACGTCGACTCTGGTGCCTCCACCCCGGTCTCCGGCTTTCTCTCGGGACTCCTCATGTTGGCAGGCGCTTTTCTTCTGGCAGACCTGATTCAATTCGTACCTACAGCTGCCCTCGCGGTCGTCGTCATATCGATAGGGCTTTCGCTCGTGAACAAGCACCACCTAAAACTGGTTACCCAAAGCACGAAGTCGGATAGCATCACCTTCTATGTTACCTTTATGGCGGGTCTCCTAATCGCTCTCGACTTCGCCATCTACATAGGCACATGCGTTTCTATCGCCCTCTTCCTGAAAAAAGTGGCCAGTCCGGAAATCGTGGAAGTGGACGTGGACGAAAAAGGACAGATCGGCCAGCTCGCCGATACGCAACAACGCTCCAATCCAGAAGTCTCAATCGTACACGTCGAGGGCGAACTTTTCTTCGGGGCCGCAGAGCTTTTCCGAGATCAAATGAGGCGAGTGGCAGACGACGAAAATCTCAAAGTAGTCGTTATGAAACTACGAAATGCCCACAACCTTGACGCTACCAGCTGCATGGCCCTCGAAGAGCTAATCCGCTATATGAACGAACGCGACCGTATCCTCCTGGTCAGCGAAGTCCGGCCCGATACCATGAGGATATTCAAAAACTCGGGACTCACGAAAGTGATCAATGAGATAAACCTTTTCGCTGACGACGAAAGCAACCCAACGCTTTCAACCGCGAAAGCTCTGAAACGAGCTCGCCAGATCCTCGGCGGCTTGACTCCGAAAGTTTCGATCTACGCCAAGGAAAAGGCTAAGGCCTAA
- the ispH gene encoding 4-hydroxy-3-methylbut-2-enyl diphosphate reductase yields MSATESSPVPEVAGLSATVCLFLGNCKIVVRRGKNCGMLKPFAYGENSVGDARDRLQSLGREERLVEVSPGLYFVALDEMEVPAALQEEGWFGESLQAFYQESVLSEDTVAFIRADAIRIPYLYLNPNDYIYRFRAERERNRKVYQFDDSSVALYHSALCDAIKAVKRAKERSATSPARLDFGATEFLLPSHFGFCLGVQNAIERAYETLAANPGKRVFMLSELIHNPFVNNDLQARGLKYLQSDKGIPLIEEASGKAYWDSLSDEDIVIIPAFGARDEDKLRLIERGLPIRQYDATCMLVEKVWKAARRYGEQGYTIVIHGKAEHEETKATFSNSAKYAPSVVIRDMKEAANLSAVIKAETEEEKQCLFEPFRSLASVGFDPVKDLDRLALINQTTLLRNETLKIIAHFEETLTSVYGEAEITDHLAMSSKGDTLCYATQVNQDALAKALDEDIDAAIVVGGKNSSNTFQLYRLCRERFGKRAFYIQSEANILSRSEIEHFIFPYDPNDPKQGIMEPRPFLPAKDRIKVLVTGGASCPDGILQQIICRINGFFPKESIRSVEEVLQEVGKED; encoded by the coding sequence ATGAGTGCCACAGAGTCCAGCCCAGTCCCGGAAGTCGCCGGTTTGTCAGCTACCGTATGCCTGTTTTTGGGCAATTGTAAGATAGTGGTTCGCCGCGGCAAAAACTGTGGAATGCTCAAGCCTTTCGCCTACGGAGAAAACTCTGTGGGTGACGCGAGGGACAGGCTGCAATCGCTGGGCCGCGAGGAGCGGTTGGTAGAGGTATCCCCAGGACTGTATTTTGTGGCCCTTGACGAGATGGAGGTACCTGCGGCTTTACAAGAGGAAGGTTGGTTTGGCGAATCGCTGCAGGCTTTTTACCAAGAGTCCGTACTATCCGAGGATACGGTGGCGTTCATTCGGGCGGATGCGATTCGGATCCCCTACCTTTATCTCAACCCGAACGACTACATCTACCGCTTCAGAGCGGAGAGAGAGAGAAATCGCAAAGTCTACCAATTCGACGATTCGTCGGTCGCTCTCTATCACAGTGCCCTCTGCGACGCGATTAAGGCGGTCAAGCGTGCCAAAGAGCGTTCAGCCACCAGTCCGGCCCGCCTGGATTTTGGAGCGACGGAATTTTTGCTGCCCAGCCACTTCGGCTTTTGTTTGGGGGTGCAGAACGCGATAGAGCGAGCCTACGAAACCTTAGCTGCCAATCCTGGTAAACGAGTCTTTATGCTCAGCGAATTGATTCATAACCCGTTTGTAAACAATGATCTGCAGGCAAGAGGGTTGAAATATCTTCAGAGCGACAAGGGGATTCCTTTGATCGAAGAAGCCTCGGGCAAAGCTTATTGGGATAGCCTTTCGGACGAGGATATTGTGATCATACCCGCCTTTGGCGCTCGCGACGAGGATAAGCTACGTCTCATCGAGCGTGGATTGCCGATCCGGCAATACGACGCGACTTGCATGCTCGTAGAGAAGGTATGGAAAGCCGCCCGCCGCTACGGCGAGCAAGGCTATACCATCGTGATCCATGGCAAGGCAGAGCATGAGGAAACCAAGGCCACATTCTCCAATAGCGCTAAGTATGCCCCGTCTGTAGTGATTCGAGACATGAAGGAGGCGGCCAATCTTTCTGCGGTCATCAAAGCCGAAACAGAGGAGGAGAAACAGTGCCTTTTCGAGCCGTTCAGGTCCTTGGCATCCGTGGGCTTCGATCCTGTAAAGGATTTGGATCGTTTGGCTTTGATCAACCAGACGACTCTGCTGCGAAACGAAACGCTGAAGATCATAGCCCATTTCGAGGAAACGCTGACCTCTGTGTACGGTGAAGCCGAGATAACGGACCACCTCGCCATGAGCAGTAAGGGCGACACGCTTTGCTACGCGACACAGGTGAATCAAGACGCCTTGGCCAAGGCCTTGGACGAAGACATAGATGCGGCGATCGTGGTGGGAGGCAAAAACAGCTCTAATACCTTTCAACTCTATCGTCTGTGCCGGGAGCGTTTTGGAAAAAGGGCCTTCTACATCCAGTCGGAGGCGAACATCCTGTCTCGCTCGGAAATTGAGCATTTCATCTTTCCCTACGATCCCAACGATCCGAAGCAAGGGATCATGGAGCCGCGTCCATTCTTGCCGGCAAAGGATCGAATCAAGGTTTTGGTTACCGGAGGAGCATCCTGTCCAGACGGCATCTTGCAGCAGATCATTTGTCGGATAAACGGCTTTTTTCCTAAGGAGTCGATCCGCTCGGTAGAAGAGGTGTTGCAAGAGGTCGGTAAAGAAGACTGA
- a CDS encoding aspartate:alanine exchanger family transporter, whose amino-acid sequence MNTLQIIFENKLIVLFVIVGLGLLLGSITIKGIGLGSSGVLFTALLAGHLGLAVPAGIGSFGLALFVYCVGIGAGPRFFPALAREGGGLAKLSLLIVGIGALTAWGLGRFFELPTDLTAGLFAGALTSTPALAAASEGTKVSAEGVAIGYGIAYPFGVIGVVLFVQLLPKLLKGGNDSEEADQDDADGAEKEVQHLLVEVSNSNLVGLKIGDENLSRFGCQVSRVMKEGRLVPLSQDDEFAVGQNLMLVGRARDIKIATDFIGRKSEASYVMDTENERERLVVSAKSVGGKLLQEIGSLRNFGVVVTRIDRLGQTFVPTPNTRIEVNDVLTSVGQRDGLKRFGSHIGHRPQAFDQTDMISLTVGLSLGIFCGMIPLHLPGGEPMTLGLAGGPLFVSLVLGYFGRIGRVVGYVPRPTRMLLQELGLVLFLANAGIVGGASLGETVSTYGFVVFLTGALITLTPLIVAYIFARKALGLTRQQTLGGICGGMTSTPALGALTASSNSQQPIVSYATAYPVALIMMTVLAKLLIQVMGG is encoded by the coding sequence ATGAACACACTTCAAATCATTTTCGAGAACAAGCTGATCGTATTGTTCGTGATCGTAGGTCTCGGCTTGCTGCTGGGAAGCATAACGATCAAAGGCATCGGCCTTGGAAGCTCGGGGGTCTTGTTTACGGCTTTGCTGGCTGGGCATCTCGGTTTAGCAGTGCCGGCTGGCATAGGCAGTTTCGGTCTCGCTCTTTTTGTGTATTGCGTGGGCATCGGAGCGGGACCCCGCTTTTTTCCGGCTTTGGCTCGGGAAGGGGGAGGGCTGGCTAAGCTAAGCCTCCTGATTGTTGGCATCGGAGCCCTTACTGCCTGGGGGCTGGGTCGCTTTTTCGAACTTCCCACGGATTTGACTGCTGGTCTTTTTGCGGGGGCCTTGACGAGTACTCCGGCTCTCGCTGCGGCCTCGGAAGGTACCAAAGTGTCTGCCGAAGGGGTAGCCATCGGTTATGGTATCGCCTATCCATTTGGGGTTATCGGCGTGGTGCTTTTTGTGCAATTGCTACCGAAACTGCTCAAAGGCGGCAATGATTCAGAGGAAGCGGACCAAGACGACGCCGATGGAGCGGAAAAAGAGGTGCAACACCTTTTGGTGGAAGTTTCCAATTCGAATTTGGTGGGCCTGAAGATTGGCGATGAAAATTTGTCACGTTTTGGATGCCAGGTCTCAAGAGTGATGAAGGAGGGGCGTTTAGTGCCTCTGAGCCAAGATGACGAATTTGCGGTAGGTCAAAACCTCATGTTGGTGGGGCGTGCTCGAGACATCAAAATCGCTACCGATTTTATTGGCCGCAAGAGCGAGGCGAGCTACGTGATGGATACGGAGAACGAACGGGAACGTTTGGTGGTCTCCGCGAAATCTGTCGGAGGTAAGTTGCTACAGGAGATCGGGTCGCTTCGCAATTTTGGAGTGGTGGTGACTCGAATCGATCGTCTCGGACAAACTTTCGTTCCGACTCCCAATACCCGAATCGAGGTGAACGACGTTCTGACTTCGGTGGGGCAAAGAGATGGGTTGAAGCGGTTCGGCTCCCATATCGGACATCGTCCACAGGCGTTCGATCAGACCGACATGATTTCCCTAACCGTGGGCCTTAGCCTCGGCATTTTCTGTGGAATGATTCCGCTCCATCTGCCTGGAGGCGAGCCCATGACCTTGGGATTGGCGGGCGGACCTCTTTTCGTTTCGCTTGTCCTTGGATATTTTGGCAGAATCGGTCGCGTGGTCGGCTACGTTCCAAGGCCAACCCGCATGCTCCTTCAGGAATTGGGACTTGTTTTGTTCCTAGCCAATGCGGGTATAGTCGGGGGAGCTAGCTTGGGTGAAACGGTCTCAACCTACGGCTTTGTCGTCTTCCTCACGGGAGCGCTCATCACCTTGACCCCCTTGATTGTAGCCTACATTTTCGCTCGAAAAGCCCTTGGCTTGACCCGTCAGCAAACGCTAGGAGGCATTTGTGGTGGCATGACTAGCACGCCAGCCTTGGGAGCGTTGACCGCATCCAGCAACTCGCAACAGCCGATTGTTTCTTATGCGACGGCTTACCCGGTCGCTCTTATCATGATGACGGTATTGGCGAAGCTTCTCATTCAAGTGATGGGCGGCTAA
- a CDS encoding GNAT family N-acetyltransferase gives MSKLSKLRLLLEVSYARLEDIPDILSLHEVSFSKDALELRRSELEKIIGSSDSKILVCRIRDSFAGYMIMVEPRFRPWTNGEYLAVRRGHAGKGAAAILMEEGMRLAKRPFVRILVRPSNVSALKLYRRYGFVKAGCKRGFYADGEDAIVLLRATFWVRSRFR, from the coding sequence ATGAGCAAGCTCAGTAAGTTGAGGCTTCTTCTGGAGGTGAGCTATGCTCGCTTGGAGGACATTCCCGATATCTTGTCTCTACACGAAGTAAGCTTTTCGAAAGATGCCTTGGAGCTGCGTCGCTCGGAGTTGGAGAAAATTATTGGAAGTTCGGATTCGAAGATTCTGGTATGCCGTATTCGCGATTCGTTTGCCGGTTACATGATCATGGTCGAGCCTCGCTTTAGGCCATGGACAAATGGTGAATATCTAGCGGTACGCCGTGGGCACGCCGGCAAGGGGGCTGCCGCTATCCTCATGGAAGAAGGTATGCGTTTGGCGAAGCGGCCCTTCGTTCGCATACTCGTCCGCCCCAGCAACGTTTCCGCTCTGAAGCTGTATCGTCGCTATGGCTTCGTGAAAGCTGGATGCAAGCGTGGCTTCTACGCGGATGGCGAGGATGCGATCGTTCTTTTGCGGGCCACTTTCTGGGTTCGTAGTCGCTTTCGCTAG
- a CDS encoding GNAT family N-acetyltransferase, giving the protein MEIQFLERSQIDISRWDRCIDDSVNGNPYGFSWYLDHSSGSWGGLVEGDYVSVMPLVWNTRLFGVQQLYQPFFCQQLGVYSEFPVTEERIKAFLGSIPRRFRFVEVQLNERTPFPSLKGVAGKEQFNCVLPLEKSYESLRRNYSESLRRSLKKAAKHGFTLTRSISPQVLLEQYRTYQGPKIGSLDNQLVEMAISIVEEALKRNRGFVLGLNDSEGKLVASAFFLESHGRIISLIPAVTAEGRRLNAMHHLLDSVIRENAGTDKVLDFDGSTIPSIARFFKSFGSQEMPFYRIQLNRLPFWIRWYKSDFVIACKERYARRANPLPS; this is encoded by the coding sequence ATGGAAATCCAATTTTTAGAACGAAGCCAAATAGATATCAGTCGATGGGACCGGTGTATCGATGACTCCGTGAACGGTAATCCTTATGGCTTCTCTTGGTATCTGGATCATTCTAGCGGGAGTTGGGGAGGCCTTGTGGAAGGAGATTACGTATCGGTTATGCCACTGGTGTGGAATACCAGACTGTTTGGCGTCCAGCAGCTCTATCAGCCGTTCTTTTGCCAGCAACTAGGGGTTTATTCAGAATTCCCCGTTACCGAAGAACGCATTAAAGCGTTCCTCGGTTCCATCCCCCGCAGGTTCAGGTTTGTCGAAGTCCAGCTAAACGAACGTACTCCGTTCCCTTCGCTCAAAGGAGTAGCGGGGAAGGAGCAATTCAACTGTGTGCTTCCTCTCGAAAAGTCTTATGAGAGCCTCCGCCGCAACTATAGCGAAAGTCTTCGTCGCAGTCTGAAAAAGGCGGCGAAGCATGGCTTCACCCTGACCCGATCTATCTCTCCGCAAGTCTTGTTGGAGCAGTATCGTACCTATCAGGGACCTAAGATTGGTTCGCTCGATAATCAGTTAGTCGAGATGGCAATCTCGATTGTGGAAGAAGCCCTGAAAAGAAATCGAGGCTTCGTGCTGGGGCTGAATGATTCGGAAGGCAAGCTTGTCGCGAGTGCGTTTTTTCTCGAGAGCCACGGTCGGATAATAAGTTTGATCCCTGCAGTGACTGCTGAAGGCAGGCGTCTCAACGCGATGCATCACTTGTTAGATAGCGTCATTCGGGAAAACGCTGGAACGGACAAAGTCTTGGACTTCGATGGTTCGACCATTCCGTCTATCGCTCGCTTTTTCAAAAGCTTTGGAAGCCAAGAGATGCCGTTTTATCGGATACAGCTTAACCGGCTGCCGTTTTGGATTCGCTGGTACAAGTCGGACTTCGTTATCGCCTGCAAAGAGCGTTATGCCCGCAGGGCCAACCCTTTGCCGAGTTGA
- a CDS encoding LysR family transcriptional regulator, protein MNQTRLDPDWLGTFLAVAEHGGVQAASRSLGISQPALSTRIRKLEEVLGHPVFDRSASGMAITEAGKRLLPVARKLSVLMAEAIEAVDPQRASATPAKLRFSASTTLADYVFPNLIADYARVRKIEGVDLRVGNTDEVLAAVRAGRVSLGAVEGLTRASGLHLEAFAQDEIIPVYSNSNTPKALRKALSAARTAKDVAKLPILWRESGSGTRRVVAERFRQNGVSSGSLNRSFVLGGTLAQKAAALAGLGIAFLPKRAIGQELALKSLQVLQIPELAIHRTFSWVLPPGSLPPELEHFRRWVDSEMQTS, encoded by the coding sequence ATGAACCAGACTAGACTCGATCCAGACTGGCTAGGAACTTTTCTGGCCGTCGCCGAACATGGGGGTGTACAGGCCGCCTCGCGCAGCTTGGGTATTTCCCAGCCCGCCCTATCCACCCGGATACGTAAGCTGGAGGAAGTTCTCGGGCACCCCGTTTTCGACCGCTCTGCGTCTGGAATGGCGATTACCGAAGCGGGGAAACGTCTATTGCCCGTAGCGCGCAAGCTATCCGTCCTCATGGCGGAAGCTATCGAGGCAGTCGACCCCCAGCGAGCGTCAGCCACTCCCGCGAAGCTCCGTTTTTCCGCGAGCACGACCTTGGCGGACTATGTTTTCCCAAACCTCATCGCCGACTACGCCCGCGTGAGAAAGATCGAGGGAGTGGACTTGCGAGTCGGCAATACAGATGAGGTCCTCGCGGCAGTTCGAGCCGGACGTGTCTCCCTCGGGGCCGTAGAGGGGCTGACCCGTGCCTCCGGCCTGCATTTAGAAGCGTTCGCGCAGGACGAAATAATCCCTGTGTATTCAAACTCCAATACACCGAAGGCATTACGCAAAGCGTTGTCGGCAGCCCGTACAGCGAAAGACGTCGCTAAGTTGCCCATCCTATGGCGTGAATCAGGATCGGGCACCCGACGAGTTGTGGCGGAACGATTCCGACAAAACGGTGTTTCCTCGGGCTCCCTAAACCGTAGCTTCGTACTAGGTGGCACTCTGGCACAAAAAGCAGCAGCATTGGCCGGTCTCGGAATCGCCTTCCTTCCCAAGAGGGCCATTGGCCAAGAGCTGGCCCTCAAGAGCCTACAGGTACTACAAATACCAGAACTCGCAATCCACCGCACCTTCTCCTGGGTTCTGCCGCCTGGATCGCTTCCACCCGAGCTAGAACACTTCCGTCGTTGGGTAGACTCTGAAATGCAAACGAGTTAG